Within Sphingobium sp. SCG-1, the genomic segment AGCGCCGGTGCAGCAAGCAGGGCGGTGGCGGGAAGGGCGAGCGCTAAAGCGGCCCGCCGCAACGTGCGTAACGTTAACATGGCATCCTCCTGACGAGGTCGGCCTTTGGCCAATCCTCTTGGTCGCTTCGAAGATGAAGCACGATCACAGGTGTCCCTTCCGCGCCCATTTTGCAAGTTCTACCGCAGCTTTTTGAGAACTATTTCTGCCAAGAGCAGCGATCCCGCAAAAATTGATAATTCCAGAAGGCCGATGGCGGATCGCGTTCGGTCCTTCGTTGAGGGATGTTAGGCATAACCCGAAGAGAGGGCCTCAAGAGGATGGCTGGCATAAAACAAGTCATAAGGCGCTAAAAGGGAGAGGCTCCGAGAAAATCTGAAGACAAGGGGGCCGATACGATGAAAAAAATGGGGTTAGTTTCGCGAGGGGCGCTGATTACAGCGCTGACGTTGACCATCACGCCCGCCATGGCGCAGGAAACCGCAGCACCACAAGCGTCGGATGAGCAATCGGACGGGGGCGTCATCATCGTCACCGGCACCCGCACAACCGGCATGAAAGCGGCTGACAGTCCCGCGCCGATCCAATTGATAGGGTCCGATGCCTTGCAACGTACGGGTTCACCGGACCTGCTTCAGAGCTTGGCGCAGCAGTTGCCATCGATTCAAGCGCAGGCCTTTGGCAGCGATCTTCAGGCGCATACACTGCAAATGAAACTGCGTGGCCTCAGTCCCAATCACACGCTGATCCTGGTTAACGGCAAGCGCCGCCATGGCACCGCAAACGTGTCGGTCGCAGGCGGCCCCTATGGCGGCAGCGCCGCGCCGGATATCAGCTTCATCATCCCGGAATCCATCGAGCATGTCGAAGTGCTACAGGACGGCGCGGCCGCACAGTACGGCACCGATGCGATTGCGGGCGTCATCAACTTCATCCAGAAAAAGGCGGATCACGGCGGATCGATCAACGCCACGGCGGGCGAATATTACGACCAGGGCGGAAAGACCTATTCCATAGGTGGCAACATCGGCATCGCGCCGTTCGAAGGCGCTTATCTGAACATATCTGCGCAGAAGAAAAAGAAAGGTTTTAGCTTCCGCGGCGACATCAATCCGCAGTCAGTCGATGCGGTCGCCGGAGGCAACGAGGCCGTCGCCGATCTTCCGGGATATCCCTATACCAACCGCATCATCGGCGATCCCAGGATCAATCAGACCGTCGTCATGTATAATGCCGGTTATGAATTCGGCGATTACGAGGTGTATAGCTTCGGCAGTTATGGCCACAAGAAGGCGGCCGCATATGAGAATACTCGCTCGCCCGCAATCATCCCCGGACTTTATCCGGCGGGGTTTCAACCGCAAGAGCGTATCGACGAAACCGATTATTCCGTCACCGGCGGTTTCAAAGGGTCGATTGGCGAGACGTCTTTCGACTTGGCATCGACTTACGGCAAGGACTTGGTAAAAGTCTACGTTTGGCAATCGGGTAACGCTCAGCTTTATGCCGACACCGGCTTCACCCCGACTACGTTCCATAACGGTGATTTCTTCGCGACGCAGTGGAGCAATACGCTCGACCTGACGCATGCCTTCGACGTCGGACTCTCTGCTCCCGTGAACGTCGCCGCGGGCCTTGAATTCCGTCATGAAACCTACGGGATCAAGGCGGGCGATCCCGCATCCTATTATGGCGGCGGTGCTCAGTCGTTCTTCGGCTACAGCCCGAACGACGCCGGCAAGTACAAACGCGACAACTTTTCGCAATATCTGGACATCAGTTTCAACCCCGTGGAAAACTGGCTTGTCGACGGTGCGGTACGTCACGAACATTACAGTGACTTCGGTGACACCACCGTTTTCAAGCTCACCAGCCGATATGACTTCAGCGATGCATTTGCCTTGCGCGGTACGGCCAGCACCGGATTCCGCGCGCCGACACTGGCAGAAGGCGGCTATTCGGGTCTGAACGTTGGGCCAGGCTTCATTGGTGGCGTCCTTCCACCTGCCTCATCCGCCGCTGCGGCGCTGGGCTTTGGCGGCCTGAGACCGGAGAAATCAACCAACTACAGTTTAGGCGTCGTGCTTAACCCCGCGCCCAATT encodes:
- a CDS encoding TonB-dependent receptor plug domain-containing protein, with amino-acid sequence MKKMGLVSRGALITALTLTITPAMAQETAAPQASDEQSDGGVIIVTGTRTTGMKAADSPAPIQLIGSDALQRTGSPDLLQSLAQQLPSIQAQAFGSDLQAHTLQMKLRGLSPNHTLILVNGKRRHGTANVSVAGGPYGGSAAPDISFIIPESIEHVEVLQDGAAAQYGTDAIAGVINFIQKKADHGGSINATAGEYYDQGGKTYSIGGNIGIAPFEGAYLNISAQKKKKGFSFRGDINPQSVDAVAGGNEAVADLPGYPYTNRIIGDPRINQTVVMYNAGYEFGDYEVYSFGSYGHKKAAAYENTRSPAIIPGLYPAGFQPQERIDETDYSVTGGFKGSIGETSFDLASTYGKDLVKVYVWQSGNAQLYADTGFTPTTFHNGDFFATQWSNTLDLTHAFDVGLSAPVNVAAGLEFRHETYGIKAGDPASYYGGGAQSFFGYSPNDAGKYKRDNFSQYLDISFNPVENWLVDGAVRHEHYSDFGDTTVFKLTSRYDFSDAFALRGTASTGFRAPTLAEGGYSGLNVGPGFIGGVLPPASSAAAALGFGGLRPEKSTNYSLGVVLNPAPNFTITLDAYQITIRNRIMISTGFSGFQGNRCPEGYNGSNAAACLPYNADLYAIYNQLAVLGAVNGALGGSSTVTGLGDATAVPGYVILAENGVDRNTEGGISVQSFVNGVKMRTRGLDLMANYKADLGNMGNLDLTFTGNYNANKVLSINALPSALYSSTANPELTRLIDASSEVELEHTTPKFRGTLNAFWSWGKFSANLRESYYSQVYTFETARAAGPGFDAGDLIKVPVKSSFITDLEVGYQIAEPIKISIGANNLFNKYPTERSREYIRNIELQNRERGYSTSKYPTISPFGINGGYYYARINVTF